From Camelina sativa cultivar DH55 chromosome 20, Cs, whole genome shotgun sequence, the proteins below share one genomic window:
- the LOC104771788 gene encoding myb family transcription factor PHL11-like, whose protein sequence is MERVNLGGLGYDNGGGVMMTRDPKPRLRWTADLHDRFVDAVAKLGGADKATPKSVLKLMGLKGLTLYHLKSHLQKYRLGQQQGKKQNRSDQNKENAGSSYVHFDNCSQGGISNESRFDNGHHRQSGNVPFAEAMRHQVDAQQRFQEQLEVQKRLQMRMEAQGKYLLTLLEKAQKSIPCGNNATETDFNLALSGLVGDDHKSHKAVGLVTDNISHLNGDSSDDFRLCGEQEKIETGGDAGVIKPESGFVHFDLNSKSGFDLLNSGNYGIEMKPNVIADRHP, encoded by the exons atggAGAGAGTGAATCTGGGAGGTTTGGGTTACGATAATGGCGGAGGAGTCATGATGACTAGAGATCCTAAACCCAGATTGAGATGGACCGCCGATCTTCACGATCGCTTCGTCGACGCCGTCGCTAAGCTCGGTGGCGCTGACA AAGCAACTCCCAAATCGGTTCTGAAGCTGATGGGATTAAAAGGCTTAACACTGTACCATCTCAAGAGCCATTTACAG AAGTATAGACTTGGTCAACAAcaagggaaaaaacaaaatcgatcAGACCAAAACAAGGAAAATGCTG gAAGTTCATATGTGCATTTCGACAATTGTTCTCAAGGCGGAATCTCGAATGAATCAAGATTTGATAATGGTCATCACAG ACAAAGCGGGAATGTACCTTTTGCTGAGGCAATGAGACATCAGGTTGATGCACAACAGCGGTTTCAAGAACAGCTCGAG GTGCAGAAAAGACTGCAGATGAGAATGGAGGCACAAGGAAAGTATTTGTTGACGTTACTAGAGAAAGCACAGAAGAGCATACCTTGTGGTAATAATGCAACAGAAACAGATTTCAATCTCGCACTTTCGGGACTTGTAGGAGATGATCATAAGAGCCACAAGGCGGTTGGTTTGGTTACCGATAATATCTCACACCTTAATGGTGATTCCTCTGATGATTTTCGGTTATGTGGAGAGCAAGAGAAAATAGAAACCGGAGGAGATGCAGGTGTTATTAAACCGGAATCCGGGTTTGTGCATTTCGATTTGAACTCCAAAAGTGGGTTTGATCTCTTGAATTCTGGCAACTATGGGATTGAAATGAAGCCAAATGTGATTGCAGATAGACATCCGTAG
- the LOC104771787 gene encoding protein ENHANCED DISEASE RESISTANCE 2-like isoform X1, whose translation MSKVVYEGWMVRYGRRKIGRSYIHMRYFVLEPRLLAYYKKKPQDNQLPIKTMVIDGNCRVEDRGLKTHHGHMVYVLSVYNKKEKHHRITMAAFNIQEALMWKEKIECVIDQHQESLVPSGQQYVSFEYKPGMDAGRTASSSDHESPFSALEDEDDSRRDLLRRTTIGNGPPEAILDWTKEFDAELSNQSSSNQAFSRKHWRLLQCQNGLRIFEELLEVDYLPRSCSRAMKAVGVVEATCEEIFELVMSMDGTRYEWDCSFHNGRLVEEVDGHTAILYHRLLLDWFPMVVWPRDLCYVRYWRRNDDGSYVVLFRSREHENCGPQPGFVRAHLESGGFNIAPLKPRNGRPRTQVQHLIQIDLKGWGSGYLPAFQQHCLLQMLNSVCGLREWFSQTDDRGQPIRIPVMVNMASSSLALSKGGKPQHKSSLSIDQTNGASRNSVLMDEDSDDDDEFQIPDSEPEPEASKQEQETDAKKTEEEPALDIDLSCFSGNLRHDDNENARNCWRISDGNNFKVRGKSFCEDKRKIPAGKHLMDLVAVDWFKDTKRIDHVVRRKGCAAQVAAEKGLFSMVVNVQVPGSTHYSMVFYFVTKELVPGSLFQRFVDGDDEFRNSRLKLIPLVPKGSWIVRQSVGSTPCLLGKAVDCNYIRGPTYLEIDVDIGSSTVANGVLGLVIGVITSLVVEMAFLVQANTPEELPERLIGAVRVSHIELSSAIVPNLDSESSP comes from the exons atgtcGAAGGTAGTGTATGAAGGATGGATGGTGAGgtatggaagaagaaagatcggAAGATCGTATATTCATATGAGGTATTTCGTGTTGGAACCTCGTCTTTTAGCTTATTACAAGAAGAAGCCTCAAGATAATCAG CTGCCTATCAAGACGATGGTCATTGATGGAAACTGTAGAGTTGAGGATCGAGGATTGAAGACACATCATGGACAT ATGGTTTACGTGTTGTCTGTCtataacaagaaagaaaagcacCACAGAATCACG ATGGCAGCGTTCAACATCCAGGAAGCTTTAATGTGGAAGGAAAAAATTGAGTGTGTCATAGATCAG CATCAAGAGTCTCTAGTACCAAGTGGTCAGCAATatgtttcttttgaatataagcCTGGGATGGATGCTGGAAGGACTGCTTCATCTTCAGACCATGAAAGCCC GTTCAGTGCGCTGGAGGATGAAGATGACTCTCGACGTGATTTATTGAGGAGGACAACTATTGGAAATG GCCCTCCAGAAGCTATACTTGACTGGACTAAGGAGTTTGATGCTGAGTTGTCAAACCAGAGTTCCAGCAACCAAGCATTTTCGAGAAAACACTGGCGTCTCCTTCAGTGCCAAAATG GTCTACGGATTTTTGAAGAGCTACTTGAAGTTGATTATCTT CCAAGAAGCTGCAGCAGGGCAATGAAGGCTGTTGGTGTAGTGGAGGCCACATGTGAGGAAATATTCGAGCTTGTTATGAGCATGGATGGCACTCGATATGA GTGGGACTGCAGTTTTCACAATGGGAGATTAGTGGAAGAGGTTGATGGTCACACAGCAATACTCTATCACAGACTTCTGCTCGACTGGTTTCCAAT GGTTGTGTGGCCTCGTGATCTCTGCTATGTACGCTATTGGCGTCGTAATGACGATGGAAGTTATG TGGTATTGTTTCGTTCTAGGGAGCATGAAAATTGTGGTCCACAACCTGGATTTGTTCGGGCTCATCTTGAGA GTGGAGGATTTAACATCGCCCCACTAAAGCCCCGGAATGGAAGGCCTAGGACACAGGTGCAACATCTAATACAAATCGATTTGAAAGGGTGGGGTTCAGGTTATCTTccagcatttcaacaacattgTCTTCTTCAAATGCTGAACAGTGTTTGTG GTTTGCGCGAGTGGTTCTCACAGACAGATGATAGAGGTCAGCCAATCAGGATCCCTGTTATGGTTAATATGGCATCTTCTTCCCTAGCTTTGAGTAAAGGTGGAAAGCCTCAGCATAAGTCTTCCCTTTCTATTGATCAAACAAATGGCGCCAGCAGAAACTCGGTGCTGATGGATGAAGACTCGGATGACGATGACGAGTTTCAGATACCTGATTCAGAACCAGAG CCTGAAGCGAGTAAGCAGGAGCAGGAGACTGATGCCAAGAAAACAG AAGAAGAACCTGCTCTCGATATTGATCTCTCCTGTTTTTCGGGTAATCTGCGAcatgatgataatgaaaatgCCCGTAACTGCTGGAGGATTTCTGATGGGAATAACTTCAAAGTCCGTGGCAAGAGTTTCTGTGAAGATAAAAGGAAG ATTCCTGCTGGGAAGCATCTTATGGATCTCGTCGCCGTCGATTGGTTCAAAGACACCAAAAGAATTGATCATGTGGTTAGACGCAAGGGCTGTGCAGCACAA GTTGCTGCGGAGAAGGGTCTTTTCTCAATGGTGGTAAATGTTCAA GTTCCTGGATCAACACACTACAGTATGGTATTTTATTTCGTGACCAAAGAACTCGTACCTGGATCCCTCTTCCAACGTTTTGTTGATGGTGATGACGAATTTCGGAATAGTAGGCTCAAGCTTATACCTTTAGTCCCCaag GGTTCATGGATAGTAAGGCAAAGTGTGGGAAGCACTCCGTGTCTACTCGGGAAAGCAGTGGACTGTAACTATATCCGCGGTCCAACATACTTGGAA ATAGATGTAGATATCGGCTCATCAACAGTTGCAAATGGAGTTCTCGGTCTTGTCATCGGCGTAATTACATCTTTGGTTGTCGAAATGGCTTTCCTTGTACAG GCGAACACACCAGAAGAATTGCCTGAGAGGCTAATCGGGGCAGTGAGGGTTTCTCATATAGAGCTATCATCTGCTATAGTTCCCAATCTGGATTCAGAGAGTAGTCCCTAA
- the LOC104771787 gene encoding protein ENHANCED DISEASE RESISTANCE 2-like isoform X2, which yields MAAFNIQEALMWKEKIECVIDQHQESLVPSGQQYVSFEYKPGMDAGRTASSSDHESPFSALEDEDDSRRDLLRRTTIGNGPPEAILDWTKEFDAELSNQSSSNQAFSRKHWRLLQCQNGLRIFEELLEVDYLPRSCSRAMKAVGVVEATCEEIFELVMSMDGTRYEWDCSFHNGRLVEEVDGHTAILYHRLLLDWFPMVVWPRDLCYVRYWRRNDDGSYVVLFRSREHENCGPQPGFVRAHLESGGFNIAPLKPRNGRPRTQVQHLIQIDLKGWGSGYLPAFQQHCLLQMLNSVCGLREWFSQTDDRGQPIRIPVMVNMASSSLALSKGGKPQHKSSLSIDQTNGASRNSVLMDEDSDDDDEFQIPDSEPEPEASKQEQETDAKKTEEEPALDIDLSCFSGNLRHDDNENARNCWRISDGNNFKVRGKSFCEDKRKIPAGKHLMDLVAVDWFKDTKRIDHVVRRKGCAAQVAAEKGLFSMVVNVQVPGSTHYSMVFYFVTKELVPGSLFQRFVDGDDEFRNSRLKLIPLVPKGSWIVRQSVGSTPCLLGKAVDCNYIRGPTYLEIDVDIGSSTVANGVLGLVIGVITSLVVEMAFLVQANTPEELPERLIGAVRVSHIELSSAIVPNLDSESSP from the exons ATGGCAGCGTTCAACATCCAGGAAGCTTTAATGTGGAAGGAAAAAATTGAGTGTGTCATAGATCAG CATCAAGAGTCTCTAGTACCAAGTGGTCAGCAATatgtttcttttgaatataagcCTGGGATGGATGCTGGAAGGACTGCTTCATCTTCAGACCATGAAAGCCC GTTCAGTGCGCTGGAGGATGAAGATGACTCTCGACGTGATTTATTGAGGAGGACAACTATTGGAAATG GCCCTCCAGAAGCTATACTTGACTGGACTAAGGAGTTTGATGCTGAGTTGTCAAACCAGAGTTCCAGCAACCAAGCATTTTCGAGAAAACACTGGCGTCTCCTTCAGTGCCAAAATG GTCTACGGATTTTTGAAGAGCTACTTGAAGTTGATTATCTT CCAAGAAGCTGCAGCAGGGCAATGAAGGCTGTTGGTGTAGTGGAGGCCACATGTGAGGAAATATTCGAGCTTGTTATGAGCATGGATGGCACTCGATATGA GTGGGACTGCAGTTTTCACAATGGGAGATTAGTGGAAGAGGTTGATGGTCACACAGCAATACTCTATCACAGACTTCTGCTCGACTGGTTTCCAAT GGTTGTGTGGCCTCGTGATCTCTGCTATGTACGCTATTGGCGTCGTAATGACGATGGAAGTTATG TGGTATTGTTTCGTTCTAGGGAGCATGAAAATTGTGGTCCACAACCTGGATTTGTTCGGGCTCATCTTGAGA GTGGAGGATTTAACATCGCCCCACTAAAGCCCCGGAATGGAAGGCCTAGGACACAGGTGCAACATCTAATACAAATCGATTTGAAAGGGTGGGGTTCAGGTTATCTTccagcatttcaacaacattgTCTTCTTCAAATGCTGAACAGTGTTTGTG GTTTGCGCGAGTGGTTCTCACAGACAGATGATAGAGGTCAGCCAATCAGGATCCCTGTTATGGTTAATATGGCATCTTCTTCCCTAGCTTTGAGTAAAGGTGGAAAGCCTCAGCATAAGTCTTCCCTTTCTATTGATCAAACAAATGGCGCCAGCAGAAACTCGGTGCTGATGGATGAAGACTCGGATGACGATGACGAGTTTCAGATACCTGATTCAGAACCAGAG CCTGAAGCGAGTAAGCAGGAGCAGGAGACTGATGCCAAGAAAACAG AAGAAGAACCTGCTCTCGATATTGATCTCTCCTGTTTTTCGGGTAATCTGCGAcatgatgataatgaaaatgCCCGTAACTGCTGGAGGATTTCTGATGGGAATAACTTCAAAGTCCGTGGCAAGAGTTTCTGTGAAGATAAAAGGAAG ATTCCTGCTGGGAAGCATCTTATGGATCTCGTCGCCGTCGATTGGTTCAAAGACACCAAAAGAATTGATCATGTGGTTAGACGCAAGGGCTGTGCAGCACAA GTTGCTGCGGAGAAGGGTCTTTTCTCAATGGTGGTAAATGTTCAA GTTCCTGGATCAACACACTACAGTATGGTATTTTATTTCGTGACCAAAGAACTCGTACCTGGATCCCTCTTCCAACGTTTTGTTGATGGTGATGACGAATTTCGGAATAGTAGGCTCAAGCTTATACCTTTAGTCCCCaag GGTTCATGGATAGTAAGGCAAAGTGTGGGAAGCACTCCGTGTCTACTCGGGAAAGCAGTGGACTGTAACTATATCCGCGGTCCAACATACTTGGAA ATAGATGTAGATATCGGCTCATCAACAGTTGCAAATGGAGTTCTCGGTCTTGTCATCGGCGTAATTACATCTTTGGTTGTCGAAATGGCTTTCCTTGTACAG GCGAACACACCAGAAGAATTGCCTGAGAGGCTAATCGGGGCAGTGAGGGTTTCTCATATAGAGCTATCATCTGCTATAGTTCCCAATCTGGATTCAGAGAGTAGTCCCTAA